A single Mustela lutreola isolate mMusLut2 chromosome X, mMusLut2.pri, whole genome shotgun sequence DNA region contains:
- the BTK gene encoding tyrosine-protein kinase BTK isoform X2 has product MLGQSRECVHQELATKLKHTSELQEEAMAAVILESIFLKRSQQKKKTSPLNFKKRLFLLTVHKLSYYEYDFERGRRGSKKGSIDVEKITCVETVVPEKNPPPERQIPRRGEESSEMEQISIIERFPYPFQVVYDEGPLYVFSPTEELRKRWIHQLKNVIRYNSDLVQKYHPCFWIDGQYLCCSQTAKNAMGCQILENRNGSLKPGSSHRKTKKPLPPTPEEDQILKKPLPPEPTATPVSTSELKKVVALYDYMPMNANDLQLRKGDEYFILEESNLPWWRAQDKNGWYSKHMTRSQAEQLLKQEGKEGGFIVRDSSKAGKYTVSVFAKSTGDPQGVIRHYVVCSTPQSQYYLAEKHLFSTIPELINYHQHNSAGLISRLKYPVSQQNKNAPSTAGLGYGSWEIDPKDLTFLKELGTGQFGVVKYGKWRGQYDVAIKMIKEGSMSEDEFIEEAKVMMNLSHEKLVQLYGVCTKQRPIFIITEYMANGCLLNYLREMRNRFQTQQLLEMCKDVCEAMEYLESKQFLHRDLAARNCLVNDQGVVKVSDFGLSRYVLDDEYTSSVGSKFPVRWSPPEVLMYSKFSSKSDIWAFGVLMWEIYSLGKMPYERFSNSETAEHITQGLRLYRPHLASERVYTIMYSCWHEKAEERPTFKVLLSNILDVMDEES; this is encoded by the exons ATGCTGGGACAGAGCAGGGAATGTGTCCATCAAGAGCTTGCAACAAAACTGAAG CACACAAGTGAGCTCCAGGAAGAAGCTATGGCTGCCGTGATACTGGAGAGCATCTTTCTGAAGCGATCCCAACAGAAAAAGAAGACCTCGCCTTTAAACTTCAAGAAGCGCCTCTTTCTCTTGACTGTGCACAAACTTTCCTACTATGAGTATGACTTTGAACGTGGG agAAGAGGCAGTAAGAAGGGCTCGATAGACGTTGAGAAAATCACCTGCGTTGAAACAGTGGTTCCTGAAAAAAATCCTCCCCCTGAAAGACAGATTCCA AGAAGGGGTGAAGAGTCCAGTGAAATGGAGCAGATTTCAATCATTGAAAGGTTCCCTTACCCATTCCAG GTTGTGTATGATGAAGGGCCTCTTTATGTCTTCTCCCCAACTGAAGAACTGCGGAAGCGTTGGATTCACCAGCTCAAAAATG TAATCCGGTACAATAGCGACCTGGTACAGAAATACCACCCTTGCTTCTGGATAGATGGGCAGTATCTCTGCTGCTCTCAGACAGCCAAAAATGCGATGGGCTGCCAAATTCTGGAGAACCGGAATGGAA GCTTAAAACCTGGGAGTTcgcacagaaagacaaaaaagccTCTTCCTCCCACGCCTGAGGAGGACCAG ATCTTGAAAAAGCCACTGCCCCCTGAGCCAACAGCAACACCTGTCTCTACAAGTGAGCTGAAAAAGGTTGTAGCCCTTTATGATTACATGCCGATGAATGCAAATGACCTACAGCTACGAAAGGGTGACGAGTATTTTATCCTGGAGGAGAGCAACTTACCCTGGTGGCGAGCACAGGATAAAAATGG GTGGTATTCCAAACACATGACCCGGAGTCAAGCTGAACAGCTGCTAAAGCAAGAG gGGAAAGAAGGAGGTTTCATTGTCAGAGACTCCAGCAAAGCTGGAAAATATACCGTGTCTGTGTTTGCAAAATCAACAGG GGACCCTCAAGGGGTGATCCGCCATTATGTTGTGTGTTCCACACCTCAGAGCCAGTATTACCTGGCAGAGAAGCACCTTTTCAGCACCATACCTGAGCTCATCAACTACCATCAGCATAACTCTGCCG GGCTCATATCTAGACTCAAATATCCAGTGTctcaacaaaacaagaatgcaccTTCCACTGCAGGCCTGGGTTACG GATCATGGGAAATTGATCCAAAGGACCTGACCTTCTTGAAGGAGCTGGGGACTGGACAGTTTGGGGTAGTGAAGTATGGGAAATGGAGAGGCCAGTACGACGTGGCCATCAAGATGATCAAAGAAGGCTCCATGTCCGAGGATGAATTCATTGAAGAAGCCAAAGTCATGAT GAATCTTTCCCATGAGAAGCTGGTTCAGTTGTATGGCGTCTGCACCAAACAGCGCCCCATCTTCATCATCACTGAGTACATGGCCAATGGCTGCCTCCTGAACTACCTGAGGGAAATGCGCAACCGCTTCCAGACTCAGCAGCTGCTGGAGATGTGCAAGGATGTCTGTGAAGCCATGGAATACCTGGAGTCAAAGCAATTCCTTCACCGAGACCTG GCGGCTCGAAACTGTTTGGTAAATGATCAAGGAGTTGTTAAAGTATCTGACTTCGGCCTCTCCAG GTATGTCCTGGATGATGAATATACCAGCTCAGTAGGCTCCAAATTTCCAGTCCGGTGGTCTCCACCAGAAGTCCTTATGTATAGCAAGTTCAGCAGCAAATCTGACATCTGGGCTTTTG ggGTTTTGATGTGGGAAATTTACTCTCTGGGGAAGATGCCATATGAAAGATTTTCTAACAGTGAAACCGCTGAACATATCACCCAAGGCTTACGCCTGTATAGGCCTCATCTGGCTTCAGAAAGGGTATATACCATCATGTACAGCTGCTGGCATGAG aaAGCAGAGGAACGGCCCACTTTCAAAGTTCTTCTGAGCAACATCCTAGATGTCATGGATGAAGAATCCTGA
- the BTK gene encoding tyrosine-protein kinase BTK isoform X1 — protein sequence MLGQSRECVHQELATKLKHTSELQEEAMAAVILESIFLKRSQQKKKTSPLNFKKRLFLLTVHKLSYYEYDFERGRRGSKKGSIDVEKITCVETVVPEKNPPPERQIPRRGEESSEMEQISIIERFPYPFQVVYDEGPLYVFSPTEELRKRWIHQLKNVIRYNSDLVQKYHPCFWIDGQYLCCSQTAKNAMGCQILENRNGSLKPGSSHRKTKKPLPPTPEEDQILKKPLPPEPTATPVSTSELKKVVALYDYMPMNANDLQLRKGDEYFILEESNLPWWRAQDKNGQEGYIPSNYVTEAEDSIEMYEWYSKHMTRSQAEQLLKQEGKEGGFIVRDSSKAGKYTVSVFAKSTGDPQGVIRHYVVCSTPQSQYYLAEKHLFSTIPELINYHQHNSAGLISRLKYPVSQQNKNAPSTAGLGYGSWEIDPKDLTFLKELGTGQFGVVKYGKWRGQYDVAIKMIKEGSMSEDEFIEEAKVMMNLSHEKLVQLYGVCTKQRPIFIITEYMANGCLLNYLREMRNRFQTQQLLEMCKDVCEAMEYLESKQFLHRDLAARNCLVNDQGVVKVSDFGLSRYVLDDEYTSSVGSKFPVRWSPPEVLMYSKFSSKSDIWAFGVLMWEIYSLGKMPYERFSNSETAEHITQGLRLYRPHLASERVYTIMYSCWHEKAEERPTFKVLLSNILDVMDEES from the exons ATGCTGGGACAGAGCAGGGAATGTGTCCATCAAGAGCTTGCAACAAAACTGAAG CACACAAGTGAGCTCCAGGAAGAAGCTATGGCTGCCGTGATACTGGAGAGCATCTTTCTGAAGCGATCCCAACAGAAAAAGAAGACCTCGCCTTTAAACTTCAAGAAGCGCCTCTTTCTCTTGACTGTGCACAAACTTTCCTACTATGAGTATGACTTTGAACGTGGG agAAGAGGCAGTAAGAAGGGCTCGATAGACGTTGAGAAAATCACCTGCGTTGAAACAGTGGTTCCTGAAAAAAATCCTCCCCCTGAAAGACAGATTCCA AGAAGGGGTGAAGAGTCCAGTGAAATGGAGCAGATTTCAATCATTGAAAGGTTCCCTTACCCATTCCAG GTTGTGTATGATGAAGGGCCTCTTTATGTCTTCTCCCCAACTGAAGAACTGCGGAAGCGTTGGATTCACCAGCTCAAAAATG TAATCCGGTACAATAGCGACCTGGTACAGAAATACCACCCTTGCTTCTGGATAGATGGGCAGTATCTCTGCTGCTCTCAGACAGCCAAAAATGCGATGGGCTGCCAAATTCTGGAGAACCGGAATGGAA GCTTAAAACCTGGGAGTTcgcacagaaagacaaaaaagccTCTTCCTCCCACGCCTGAGGAGGACCAG ATCTTGAAAAAGCCACTGCCCCCTGAGCCAACAGCAACACCTGTCTCTACAAGTGAGCTGAAAAAGGTTGTAGCCCTTTATGATTACATGCCGATGAATGCAAATGACCTACAGCTACGAAAGGGTGACGAGTATTTTATCCTGGAGGAGAGCAACTTACCCTGGTGGCGAGCACAGGATAAAAATGG GCAGGAAGGCTACATCCCTAGTAACTATGTCACCGAAGCAGAAGACTCCATAGAAATGTATGA GTGGTATTCCAAACACATGACCCGGAGTCAAGCTGAACAGCTGCTAAAGCAAGAG gGGAAAGAAGGAGGTTTCATTGTCAGAGACTCCAGCAAAGCTGGAAAATATACCGTGTCTGTGTTTGCAAAATCAACAGG GGACCCTCAAGGGGTGATCCGCCATTATGTTGTGTGTTCCACACCTCAGAGCCAGTATTACCTGGCAGAGAAGCACCTTTTCAGCACCATACCTGAGCTCATCAACTACCATCAGCATAACTCTGCCG GGCTCATATCTAGACTCAAATATCCAGTGTctcaacaaaacaagaatgcaccTTCCACTGCAGGCCTGGGTTACG GATCATGGGAAATTGATCCAAAGGACCTGACCTTCTTGAAGGAGCTGGGGACTGGACAGTTTGGGGTAGTGAAGTATGGGAAATGGAGAGGCCAGTACGACGTGGCCATCAAGATGATCAAAGAAGGCTCCATGTCCGAGGATGAATTCATTGAAGAAGCCAAAGTCATGAT GAATCTTTCCCATGAGAAGCTGGTTCAGTTGTATGGCGTCTGCACCAAACAGCGCCCCATCTTCATCATCACTGAGTACATGGCCAATGGCTGCCTCCTGAACTACCTGAGGGAAATGCGCAACCGCTTCCAGACTCAGCAGCTGCTGGAGATGTGCAAGGATGTCTGTGAAGCCATGGAATACCTGGAGTCAAAGCAATTCCTTCACCGAGACCTG GCGGCTCGAAACTGTTTGGTAAATGATCAAGGAGTTGTTAAAGTATCTGACTTCGGCCTCTCCAG GTATGTCCTGGATGATGAATATACCAGCTCAGTAGGCTCCAAATTTCCAGTCCGGTGGTCTCCACCAGAAGTCCTTATGTATAGCAAGTTCAGCAGCAAATCTGACATCTGGGCTTTTG ggGTTTTGATGTGGGAAATTTACTCTCTGGGGAAGATGCCATATGAAAGATTTTCTAACAGTGAAACCGCTGAACATATCACCCAAGGCTTACGCCTGTATAGGCCTCATCTGGCTTCAGAAAGGGTATATACCATCATGTACAGCTGCTGGCATGAG aaAGCAGAGGAACGGCCCACTTTCAAAGTTCTTCTGAGCAACATCCTAGATGTCATGGATGAAGAATCCTGA
- the BTK gene encoding tyrosine-protein kinase BTK isoform X3 — protein sequence MAAVILESIFLKRSQQKKKTSPLNFKKRLFLLTVHKLSYYEYDFERGRRGSKKGSIDVEKITCVETVVPEKNPPPERQIPRRGEESSEMEQISIIERFPYPFQVVYDEGPLYVFSPTEELRKRWIHQLKNVIRYNSDLVQKYHPCFWIDGQYLCCSQTAKNAMGCQILENRNGSLKPGSSHRKTKKPLPPTPEEDQILKKPLPPEPTATPVSTSELKKVVALYDYMPMNANDLQLRKGDEYFILEESNLPWWRAQDKNGQEGYIPSNYVTEAEDSIEMYEWYSKHMTRSQAEQLLKQEGKEGGFIVRDSSKAGKYTVSVFAKSTGDPQGVIRHYVVCSTPQSQYYLAEKHLFSTIPELINYHQHNSAGLISRLKYPVSQQNKNAPSTAGLGYGSWEIDPKDLTFLKELGTGQFGVVKYGKWRGQYDVAIKMIKEGSMSEDEFIEEAKVMMNLSHEKLVQLYGVCTKQRPIFIITEYMANGCLLNYLREMRNRFQTQQLLEMCKDVCEAMEYLESKQFLHRDLAARNCLVNDQGVVKVSDFGLSRYVLDDEYTSSVGSKFPVRWSPPEVLMYSKFSSKSDIWAFGVLMWEIYSLGKMPYERFSNSETAEHITQGLRLYRPHLASERVYTIMYSCWHEKAEERPTFKVLLSNILDVMDEES from the exons ATGGCTGCCGTGATACTGGAGAGCATCTTTCTGAAGCGATCCCAACAGAAAAAGAAGACCTCGCCTTTAAACTTCAAGAAGCGCCTCTTTCTCTTGACTGTGCACAAACTTTCCTACTATGAGTATGACTTTGAACGTGGG agAAGAGGCAGTAAGAAGGGCTCGATAGACGTTGAGAAAATCACCTGCGTTGAAACAGTGGTTCCTGAAAAAAATCCTCCCCCTGAAAGACAGATTCCA AGAAGGGGTGAAGAGTCCAGTGAAATGGAGCAGATTTCAATCATTGAAAGGTTCCCTTACCCATTCCAG GTTGTGTATGATGAAGGGCCTCTTTATGTCTTCTCCCCAACTGAAGAACTGCGGAAGCGTTGGATTCACCAGCTCAAAAATG TAATCCGGTACAATAGCGACCTGGTACAGAAATACCACCCTTGCTTCTGGATAGATGGGCAGTATCTCTGCTGCTCTCAGACAGCCAAAAATGCGATGGGCTGCCAAATTCTGGAGAACCGGAATGGAA GCTTAAAACCTGGGAGTTcgcacagaaagacaaaaaagccTCTTCCTCCCACGCCTGAGGAGGACCAG ATCTTGAAAAAGCCACTGCCCCCTGAGCCAACAGCAACACCTGTCTCTACAAGTGAGCTGAAAAAGGTTGTAGCCCTTTATGATTACATGCCGATGAATGCAAATGACCTACAGCTACGAAAGGGTGACGAGTATTTTATCCTGGAGGAGAGCAACTTACCCTGGTGGCGAGCACAGGATAAAAATGG GCAGGAAGGCTACATCCCTAGTAACTATGTCACCGAAGCAGAAGACTCCATAGAAATGTATGA GTGGTATTCCAAACACATGACCCGGAGTCAAGCTGAACAGCTGCTAAAGCAAGAG gGGAAAGAAGGAGGTTTCATTGTCAGAGACTCCAGCAAAGCTGGAAAATATACCGTGTCTGTGTTTGCAAAATCAACAGG GGACCCTCAAGGGGTGATCCGCCATTATGTTGTGTGTTCCACACCTCAGAGCCAGTATTACCTGGCAGAGAAGCACCTTTTCAGCACCATACCTGAGCTCATCAACTACCATCAGCATAACTCTGCCG GGCTCATATCTAGACTCAAATATCCAGTGTctcaacaaaacaagaatgcaccTTCCACTGCAGGCCTGGGTTACG GATCATGGGAAATTGATCCAAAGGACCTGACCTTCTTGAAGGAGCTGGGGACTGGACAGTTTGGGGTAGTGAAGTATGGGAAATGGAGAGGCCAGTACGACGTGGCCATCAAGATGATCAAAGAAGGCTCCATGTCCGAGGATGAATTCATTGAAGAAGCCAAAGTCATGAT GAATCTTTCCCATGAGAAGCTGGTTCAGTTGTATGGCGTCTGCACCAAACAGCGCCCCATCTTCATCATCACTGAGTACATGGCCAATGGCTGCCTCCTGAACTACCTGAGGGAAATGCGCAACCGCTTCCAGACTCAGCAGCTGCTGGAGATGTGCAAGGATGTCTGTGAAGCCATGGAATACCTGGAGTCAAAGCAATTCCTTCACCGAGACCTG GCGGCTCGAAACTGTTTGGTAAATGATCAAGGAGTTGTTAAAGTATCTGACTTCGGCCTCTCCAG GTATGTCCTGGATGATGAATATACCAGCTCAGTAGGCTCCAAATTTCCAGTCCGGTGGTCTCCACCAGAAGTCCTTATGTATAGCAAGTTCAGCAGCAAATCTGACATCTGGGCTTTTG ggGTTTTGATGTGGGAAATTTACTCTCTGGGGAAGATGCCATATGAAAGATTTTCTAACAGTGAAACCGCTGAACATATCACCCAAGGCTTACGCCTGTATAGGCCTCATCTGGCTTCAGAAAGGGTATATACCATCATGTACAGCTGCTGGCATGAG aaAGCAGAGGAACGGCCCACTTTCAAAGTTCTTCTGAGCAACATCCTAGATGTCATGGATGAAGAATCCTGA
- the TIMM8A gene encoding mitochondrial import inner membrane translocase subunit Tim8 A codes for MDSSSSSSAAGLGSVDPQLQHFIEVETQKQRFQQLVHQMTELCWEKCMDKPGPKLDSRAEACFVNCVERFIDTSQFILNRLEQTQKSKPVFSESLSD; via the exons ATGGATTCCTCTTCGTCTTCGTCCGCAGCGGGTTTGGGCTCGGTGGACCCTCAGCTGCAACATTTCATCGAGGTGGAGACTCAGAAGCAGCGTTTCCAGCAACTGGTGCACCAGATGACGGAACTTTGTTGG GAGAAGTGCATGGACAAGCCTGGGCCAAAGTTGGACAGTCGGGCTGAGGCCTGTTTTGTGAACTGTGTTGAGCGCTTCATTGATACAAGCCAGTTCATCTTGAATCGACTGGAACAGACCCAGAAATCCAAGCCAGTTTTCTCAGAAAGCCTTTCTGACTAA